The following are encoded in a window of Campylobacterota bacterium genomic DNA:
- a CDS encoding glycosyltransferase family 4 protein has product MQTILYIHHGKGIGGAGLSLLYLIKALDRKKFHPVVLFLYQSSIIKLFKDAGIDVVGPIGVGDFPHTRIWSFSWYHAPYFLKALKDTLLTRYSLADKWLDLVKPDLVHLNTSSLIAWAVVASQKKIPVVWHIREPLAHGYLGIRKRFIEKVIARYADYIIPISHTDGKPWLGLQKTFVTHNAVDGRTFDYTRFTASKMLKRYGIKQGDPVILFLGGLSEQKGTLEILLIFQQLLKIMPQAKLLVAGYFSMQNDGGHLRIMLSPFAWYKRRVQRVVEQLAESVVFLGAIENVPEVMAASRVVVFPASVGHFARPIIEAGFMKKPVIASALAPLDELVRDGYTGFLIPPYKQNLWVEKLAMLLTNTAVSDHMGQCAYEFCVQRFHMNHYVRKIERLYHAALKKEETHSQGSEKYETPTI; this is encoded by the coding sequence ATGCAAACGATTCTTTATATCCATCATGGTAAAGGTATTGGAGGAGCAGGCTTAAGCCTGCTCTATCTTATTAAAGCTCTTGACAGAAAAAAGTTTCATCCGGTTGTTCTTTTTTTGTATCAATCATCAATCATAAAACTTTTCAAAGATGCTGGGATTGACGTTGTTGGCCCGATTGGTGTTGGTGATTTTCCGCATACCAGGATTTGGTCTTTTTCTTGGTATCACGCTCCTTATTTTTTGAAGGCGCTTAAAGATACGTTGTTAACACGTTATAGCCTAGCAGATAAGTGGTTAGATCTTGTTAAGCCTGATCTGGTACACCTTAATACGAGTTCATTGATAGCATGGGCTGTTGTAGCTAGCCAAAAAAAGATTCCTGTTGTTTGGCACATACGTGAGCCTTTAGCTCATGGGTATCTGGGAATACGTAAAAGATTTATAGAAAAAGTTATAGCGCGTTATGCAGATTACATTATCCCCATTTCTCATACTGATGGTAAACCATGGTTAGGTTTGCAAAAGACATTTGTAACGCATAACGCCGTCGATGGTCGAACGTTTGACTATACTCGTTTTACAGCAAGCAAAATGCTCAAGCGATATGGAATAAAACAGGGTGATCCTGTTATTTTGTTTTTGGGGGGATTGTCTGAACAAAAAGGAACACTAGAAATTCTTTTGATATTTCAGCAGCTCCTGAAAATTATGCCACAGGCAAAACTGTTGGTGGCTGGCTATTTTTCTATGCAGAACGATGGTGGTCATTTGCGTATAATGCTGTCGCCCTTTGCTTGGTATAAACGGAGAGTACAGCGAGTCGTCGAACAGCTAGCAGAGTCGGTTGTTTTTTTGGGGGCAATTGAGAATGTTCCTGAGGTGATGGCTGCTAGTCGCGTTGTCGTTTTTCCCGCTAGTGTAGGACATTTTGCACGGCCAATTATAGAGGCTGGGTTTATGAAAAAGCCTGTCATTGCGTCAGCACTTGCTCCGCTTGATGAGCTTGTTCGAGATGGTTACACCGGCTTTCTTATTCCACCGTATAAGCAAAATCTGTGGGTTGAAAAGCTTGCGATGTTGTTGACCAACACTGCGGTTAGTGACCATATGGGACAATGTGCTTATGAGTTTTGTGTGCAGCGATTTCACATGAATCACTATGTTAGAAAGATTGAAAGATTGTATCACGCTGCGTTAAAAAAAGAGGAAACACATAGCCAGGGGAGTGAGAAGTATGAAACCCCAACAATTTAA
- a CDS encoding histidine--tRNA ligase, with amino-acid sequence MAVSRVRGTTDLLDLELHNFVLTKITNHLALYNFKEIQTPFIEHTDLFIHAVGQETDIVTKEMYTFQTQSGEQLCLRPEGTASIIRAYVENGVQQSPWKVFTYGPMFRHERPQKGRWRQFSQFSIEVIASKHIEQDAHFLSMLDTLFAQTLKLENYVLKLNFLGCSDDRKKHKADLLDFLTKHNDQICTTCQVRKEKNILRTLDCKNETCKSLYQNAPKITEFLCDECDQEWKQLQELLQLLSVNYIVDTMLVRGLDYYNKTVFEFCSEELGSQSAFCGGGRYLLGKGVGAREDIPSIGVGIGMGRVMMLVEQTLNQHSLPQKPALSVVVPLQTEQQALGLMLCYELTKNGLHTDIIFDTASVTNMMKRAHKTGARYALLLGPDEQENSTVSVKDMQKGTTTTMSQTEVVALLKQ; translated from the coding sequence ATGGCTGTTTCTCGTGTTCGCGGTACTACCGATCTGTTAGATCTTGAATTACACAATTTTGTACTCACAAAAATCACCAACCACTTAGCACTGTACAACTTTAAAGAAATTCAAACACCGTTTATTGAACATACTGACCTTTTCATCCATGCGGTTGGACAAGAAACTGACATTGTCACCAAAGAAATGTACACCTTTCAAACACAAAGTGGCGAACAGTTATGCTTAAGGCCAGAGGGTACAGCTTCAATCATCCGTGCATATGTTGAAAACGGCGTACAGCAGTCACCTTGGAAAGTATTTACTTACGGGCCTATGTTTCGTCACGAGCGACCACAAAAAGGTCGATGGCGGCAGTTCTCACAATTTAGCATTGAAGTTATTGCATCAAAACACATCGAGCAAGACGCACACTTTTTGAGTATGCTTGATACACTGTTTGCCCAGACACTCAAACTTGAAAATTACGTTTTAAAACTCAACTTTTTAGGTTGTAGTGATGACCGGAAAAAGCACAAGGCCGATCTGCTTGATTTTTTAACCAAACACAACGATCAAATTTGCACCACGTGCCAAGTCAGAAAAGAAAAAAACATCCTCAGAACACTTGATTGCAAAAATGAAACATGCAAAAGCCTCTACCAAAACGCACCTAAAATAACAGAATTCCTGTGCGACGAGTGTGACCAAGAGTGGAAACAACTACAAGAATTATTGCAGCTCCTTTCGGTCAACTACATCGTTGATACAATGCTTGTACGGGGTCTTGATTACTACAATAAGACTGTTTTTGAGTTTTGCTCTGAGGAGCTTGGCTCACAAAGCGCATTTTGTGGTGGTGGACGATATCTACTTGGTAAGGGGGTGGGTGCCCGAGAGGATATACCAAGTATTGGTGTCGGCATTGGGATGGGCCGCGTCATGATGCTTGTTGAGCAAACACTTAACCAACATTCACTTCCCCAAAAACCTGCACTTTCTGTAGTCGTACCACTACAAACTGAGCAACAAGCTCTAGGCCTCATGCTGTGCTACGAGTTGACTAAAAATGGACTTCATACTGACATCATATTTGATACTGCTTCAGTAACCAACATGATGAAGCGAGCACACAAAACAGGTGCTCGCTATGCATTATTGCTTGGACCTGATGAGCAAGAAAACTCAACAGTTTCTGTAAAAGACATGCAAAAAGGAACAACAACCACAATGTCGCAGACTGAAGTTGTTGCTCTTTTAAAGCAATAA
- a CDS encoding ankyrin repeat domain-containing protein, with amino-acid sequence MNKKNILLFSIAAALVTTHISAAEERRTTQDHVILEVGNQTPQHQIAVSTQHEAGILFDQLPIETQLNIILPRIKQLRSETGGRIELTEVSKQIIRRKLELLVKAPKLTGPTKLELLAQLENCWQDPFFDLSKYAQEILEESRHGSSEFATLVIFAYKNRLLGKDRVDSQQVIEKYNFLLKAPIKPRLKGFVFAAMAGSYFQSGTVTYFNNSSTASDYCSDEKFNQLLQLTTIHDEELTAFARGILDQSNTHNFASNSPFCIPERINQHPLGKKLNELLQKDTAAYVAVKQGDIEQLNKAFSEGGNQNSRFHGGVSERKTLLHIAVDHANKEIIDWLALNLNLDRYTWQVDPRDGEYKTPLHHAAAGGYEAIVSLLLTAGADPEAVDETGKTPLDYAQTEQIRAAIQEKTRRKQPIPFMNQHVATLITRKTDDMSAMGHLKDNLLSYFY; translated from the coding sequence ATGAACAAAAAAAATATATTACTTTTCTCAATAGCAGCAGCACTTGTAACCACACATATTTCCGCTGCAGAAGAAAGAAGAACAACTCAAGACCACGTCATACTAGAAGTTGGAAATCAAACTCCACAGCACCAAATTGCAGTATCTACACAACATGAAGCTGGCATATTATTCGATCAACTACCTATAGAAACACAACTCAATATTATTTTGCCTAGAATAAAACAACTCAGAAGCGAAACGGGAGGAAGAATCGAACTAACGGAGGTCAGCAAACAAATTATTCGACGTAAGCTTGAACTCTTGGTCAAAGCTCCGAAACTAACAGGGCCAACTAAACTTGAGCTCCTTGCTCAGCTCGAAAACTGCTGGCAAGATCCATTTTTTGATCTATCCAAATATGCACAAGAAATCCTTGAAGAGAGCCGCCACGGTTCGTCAGAGTTTGCAACCCTGGTTATCTTTGCTTACAAAAACAGACTTCTTGGTAAAGATAGGGTAGATTCACAGCAAGTGATAGAAAAATATAATTTCCTACTCAAAGCACCTATTAAACCTAGATTAAAAGGCTTTGTATTTGCTGCAATGGCAGGATCATATTTTCAATCAGGCACGGTAACCTATTTTAACAACTCAAGTACCGCATCAGATTATTGTAGCGATGAAAAATTTAACCAGTTACTACAATTAACTACGATCCACGACGAAGAGCTGACAGCATTTGCTCGTGGCATACTGGACCAATCTAACACCCATAACTTTGCTAGCAACTCTCCTTTTTGCATTCCAGAAAGAATAAACCAACACCCTCTCGGGAAAAAATTGAATGAATTGCTTCAAAAAGACACCGCCGCTTACGTAGCAGTAAAACAAGGAGACATAGAGCAACTCAACAAAGCATTCAGTGAGGGAGGCAATCAAAACAGCAGATTTCACGGCGGAGTAAGCGAACGGAAAACCTTACTACATATTGCAGTGGATCATGCTAACAAAGAGATTATCGATTGGCTCGCCTTAAACCTAAACCTAGATCGTTATACATGGCAGGTTGACCCTAGGGACGGGGAATATAAAACACCACTACATCACGCTGCAGCAGGTGGCTATGAGGCTATAGTCTCACTTCTACTCACCGCAGGCGCAGACCCTGAAGCTGTTGATGAAACAGGCAAGACACCACTTGATTATGCTCAAACAGAGCAAATTCGTGCCGCTATACAAGAAAAAACAAGACGGAAACAACCAATTCCTTTTATGAATCAACACGTTGCAACACTCATCACTAGAAAAACTGATGACATGAGTGCCATGGGTCATCTTAAAGATAACCTACTTTCTTATTTCTACTAA
- a CDS encoding UDP-N-acetylmuramoyl-L-alanyl-D-glutamate--2,6-diaminopimelate ligase, whose amino-acid sequence MSFSNIKHELSKMQNNLLSEIYTVTCHSQKVGTGSTFFAITGHKQEGKKYIHDALERGAKKIVIEENNVDQSLLDLCKQFGATLATSKNIRQELAHASAQAANFPAKKLKIIGITGTKGKTSTTFLIEHILKQTGHKTALIGGVCNKILNQAQASTLTTPNSDYLHIFFAECVKQQVEYVVMEVSSHALSLDRVYGVEFDVVGFTNLSSEHMDFYNSMEQYFAAKLKLFDQVKKDGKIIINNDDTWGSQAGIHAKKLHRQVISFKQGAPDNDGYHHFTITNNTLAGITLQLGQTWQLATSTLFGLFNAQNITMASLTCKQLGLPEQSISQALTSFPGVPGRLQPHQLKNGVYAFVDFAHSPGAMEQVLKTLRPFTHNLIVVFGCGGDRDTSKRPMMGMLAEKYADHIIITDDNPRTENRESIARDILQGINNQDRVTTILNRAEAIAQAASLATEGSIITLLGKGHETHYLINGEKKYFSDIENIRRY is encoded by the coding sequence ATGTCTTTTAGTAACATAAAACACGAACTTTCAAAAATGCAAAATAACCTTTTATCTGAAATATACACCGTTACTTGTCACTCACAAAAGGTTGGCACGGGCTCAACTTTTTTTGCTATTACCGGTCACAAACAGGAAGGCAAAAAATATATCCATGATGCGCTTGAACGTGGTGCAAAAAAAATAGTTATCGAAGAAAATAATGTTGACCAGAGCCTATTAGACCTTTGCAAACAATTTGGCGCGACGCTGGCAACGTCAAAGAATATACGGCAAGAGCTGGCACATGCATCGGCACAGGCTGCTAATTTCCCGGCAAAAAAATTAAAAATCATAGGCATTACCGGCACTAAGGGAAAAACCAGTACTACGTTTTTAATCGAACACATCCTTAAACAAACCGGCCACAAAACTGCACTGATTGGCGGGGTCTGTAACAAAATACTTAATCAGGCACAGGCAAGTACGCTGACAACACCAAACAGTGACTACTTACATATATTCTTTGCTGAATGTGTTAAACAGCAGGTTGAATATGTCGTCATGGAAGTATCATCACACGCACTTAGTTTAGATCGTGTCTATGGAGTTGAATTTGATGTTGTTGGTTTTACAAACCTATCATCAGAACATATGGATTTCTATAACTCGATGGAGCAATATTTTGCAGCAAAACTTAAGCTCTTTGATCAGGTTAAAAAAGATGGCAAAATTATTATCAACAACGATGATACCTGGGGATCTCAAGCAGGCATACATGCAAAAAAACTACATAGACAGGTCATCTCATTTAAACAAGGTGCTCCAGACAATGATGGATACCACCACTTTACCATCACAAATAACACACTAGCAGGGATAACGCTACAACTTGGCCAAACATGGCAGCTGGCAACTTCAACACTTTTTGGCCTTTTCAACGCCCAAAACATAACTATGGCAAGTCTGACCTGCAAACAACTGGGCTTGCCTGAACAAAGCATTTCTCAAGCTCTTACGTCATTTCCAGGCGTACCAGGCAGGCTTCAACCCCATCAACTTAAAAATGGTGTATATGCTTTTGTTGACTTTGCTCATTCACCGGGTGCAATGGAACAAGTACTCAAAACACTGCGCCCATTCACTCATAATTTAATTGTTGTTTTTGGTTGCGGTGGTGATCGAGATACAAGCAAGCGACCAATGATGGGCATGCTTGCCGAAAAATATGCTGACCATATTATTATCACTGACGATAATCCTCGGACAGAAAACCGAGAATCCATAGCCCGTGATATTTTGCAAGGCATCAATAATCAGGATCGAGTAACTACTATTCTTAACCGCGCAGAAGCAATCGCGCAAGCAGCAAGTCTTGCTACAGAAGGCTCAATCATCACGCTACTCGGCAAGGGGCATGAGACACATTACCTTATCAATGGTGAAAAAAAATATTTCAGCGATATTGAAAATATTCGACGCTATTGA
- a CDS encoding class I SAM-dependent methyltransferase: MKPQQFKERVKDYWNHAACGTEFIDQSKYSKEYFEAVEDFRYLIEPEIFSFAQFTRFRDKKVLEVGTGAGSDFLQWVRAGAQAHGIDLTQESIDHVRTRLALYNLEAHDVRVADAESLPHEDNTFDLVYSWGVIHHSHDIEQCLREIVRVTKPGGKIKVMVYNRRSLFAFYQYLRFGVLRGRPFQSFQTILYNHQESYGTKALTRKELKALVSKFPVALRALDTTVSNHDLLYYASSPVQGFARFLATLLGWQRVGWFMRFELEKLSSRDL; encoded by the coding sequence ATGAAACCCCAACAATTTAAAGAGCGGGTAAAAGATTATTGGAATCATGCAGCATGTGGTACAGAATTTATTGACCAGAGCAAGTACAGCAAAGAGTATTTTGAGGCTGTAGAAGATTTTCGTTATCTGATTGAACCAGAAATTTTTTCATTTGCACAATTTACCCGGTTTAGAGATAAAAAAGTTTTAGAGGTAGGGACTGGTGCCGGTTCAGACTTTTTACAGTGGGTACGTGCGGGCGCTCAAGCACATGGCATTGATTTAACGCAAGAATCAATTGACCATGTTCGTACCCGCCTTGCATTATATAATCTTGAAGCGCACGATGTACGTGTCGCAGATGCTGAAAGTCTACCGCATGAGGATAACACGTTTGATCTTGTTTATTCATGGGGAGTTATTCACCATTCACATGATATTGAGCAGTGTTTAAGAGAAATTGTACGTGTTACAAAGCCAGGTGGTAAAATCAAGGTGATGGTGTACAACCGCCGTTCGCTGTTTGCATTTTACCAGTATCTACGTTTTGGGGTGCTACGTGGGCGGCCATTTCAAAGTTTTCAAACTATTTTGTACAACCATCAGGAAAGTTACGGAACAAAGGCGTTGACACGAAAAGAGCTCAAGGCTTTAGTGTCAAAATTTCCTGTTGCCTTACGCGCCCTTGATACGACTGTTTCAAACCATGATTTGTTGTATTACGCCTCGTCTCCAGTACAAGGATTTGCACGATTTTTGGCAACGCTGCTTGGTTGGCAGCGTGTTGGTTGGTTTATGCGGTTTGAGCTTGAGAAGTTATCATCTAGAGATTTATGA
- a CDS encoding ankyrin repeat domain-containing protein, whose amino-acid sequence MKKQNKVLLLFVFSLLMQPVSLSSQQYGVYADSMQEFNELFEDIDRDIKRADVLSKKQLDELVLDMRDILDEESDYLEQSHTDTIYDYLLQRSIAFGKCETLKNVLDHLQNNFERAKHDSLTRDNVVHLLSRALFAAVASAKVDILEPLLEFTPSYDLDVNTRFHGKTLLHELAQVNVAGNVLKRDITKVAKFLLARGADAQLRDSDDRLPLFYAIIHGNQVYAQLLIKQMPSKILKQAVDFRSGDTLLHDAAWNGLLDVVIDLINKGLEVGAVNARGKTPLHHAIINGQNDVFEYLVYHYCFLPKGKKLDINMTDFEENNLLHEAALALGNYDLRLSQRIMNILFASGVDVNGLNEGNLTPLNLVVDLVNDALESGKDEDLVDTLEALYAVTPGLRMYGAHVAIDKEKEDDPDGDMISDFNRFRKRLYKKKDLFEQRGKVLGVTVKTMVTKIADLLRKAENFVATEKIVDQQREALRKSFIRSMVSKRRSGPQSSQKSLMPTEVRVQRVKMRQQRAMQMKQTLDDSVQRQEMRAPKKYQERMPPPRPAPQDTYQPPRVVLAKPAQPRPRPEGPAQAPQPVRATMLSRWQSKKKDMKVPSAQRWSGRQTGGSRQEDGRWRYGRRER is encoded by the coding sequence ATGAAAAAACAAAATAAAGTGCTTCTGTTGTTTGTTTTTAGTTTGTTAATGCAACCGGTTTCTCTGTCTTCACAACAGTATGGGGTATATGCAGACTCAATGCAGGAATTTAATGAATTGTTTGAAGACATAGACCGGGACATTAAACGAGCAGACGTTCTTTCTAAAAAACAGCTTGATGAGTTGGTGCTGGATATGCGTGATATACTTGATGAAGAGAGTGATTATCTAGAGCAGAGTCATACAGATACAATTTATGATTATTTGCTACAACGATCTATCGCGTTTGGTAAGTGTGAGACGCTCAAAAATGTGTTGGATCATCTGCAGAACAATTTTGAGCGTGCAAAGCATGATTCGCTTACTCGAGATAATGTTGTTCACTTATTATCTAGGGCATTGTTCGCTGCTGTTGCCTCTGCAAAAGTTGATATACTCGAACCTCTTCTTGAATTTACCCCCTCATATGATCTTGACGTTAATACCCGGTTTCATGGGAAGACGTTGCTGCATGAGCTGGCCCAGGTTAACGTCGCGGGAAATGTGCTCAAGCGTGATATTACTAAGGTGGCAAAATTTTTGCTTGCCCGTGGTGCTGATGCTCAACTGCGTGATAGCGATGATCGGTTACCACTGTTTTATGCAATTATTCATGGCAACCAGGTGTATGCTCAGCTGCTCATTAAGCAGATGCCAAGCAAAATATTGAAACAAGCAGTCGATTTTCGATCTGGAGATACGTTGCTGCACGATGCCGCTTGGAATGGGCTGTTGGATGTTGTTATTGATTTAATCAACAAAGGACTTGAGGTTGGTGCAGTTAATGCTCGCGGTAAAACTCCATTGCATCATGCGATTATCAACGGTCAAAATGATGTTTTTGAATATCTGGTTTATCACTACTGTTTTCTGCCAAAAGGGAAAAAACTTGATATTAATATGACCGACTTTGAAGAAAACAATTTGTTACACGAGGCAGCACTTGCTTTAGGAAATTACGACCTACGCCTTTCTCAGCGTATCATGAATATTTTGTTTGCCTCGGGTGTGGACGTTAATGGCCTTAACGAGGGAAACCTAACACCGTTGAATTTGGTTGTTGACTTGGTTAACGATGCATTGGAATCAGGTAAAGACGAAGATCTTGTTGATACGCTTGAGGCTTTGTATGCTGTTACCCCTGGGCTTCGTATGTATGGTGCACACGTTGCTATTGATAAAGAGAAAGAAGATGATCCAGATGGTGACATGATTAGTGATTTTAATCGCTTTAGGAAGCGCTTGTACAAAAAGAAGGATTTATTTGAGCAACGGGGTAAAGTACTTGGTGTGACTGTTAAAACAATGGTCACAAAGATTGCGGATTTGCTTAGAAAGGCTGAAAACTTTGTGGCGACAGAAAAAATTGTTGATCAACAGCGTGAAGCGCTTAGAAAGAGCTTTATTCGCTCAATGGTTTCTAAAAGAAGGTCCGGACCGCAGAGTTCGCAGAAAAGCCTTATGCCAACAGAGGTTCGCGTTCAACGGGTCAAGATGCGCCAGCAGCGAGCAATGCAAATGAAGCAAACGCTTGATGATTCGGTTCAACGCCAAGAAATGAGAGCGCCAAAAAAATATCAGGAAAGGATGCCACCGCCAAGACCAGCCCCACAAGACACGTATCAACCACCTCGCGTGGTGCTAGCAAAACCGGCTCAACCGCGTCCGCGGCCAGAGGGTCCTGCGCAGGCACCTCAGCCGGTACGGGCAACAATGCTGTCTCGTTGGCAATCGAAAAAGAAAGACATGAAGGTACCATCGGCGCAGCGTTGGAGTGGGCGTCAGACGGGGGGGAGTAGGCAAGAAGACGGGCGTTGGCGGTACGGTCGTCGTGAAAGATAA
- a CDS encoding ABC transporter ATP-binding protein, translated as MNLIHQIYTLLSKRDRLVVLGLLGISFLVSLIEMASITGVMAFISLATRFDVVEQNKYYVWGRDILGSQGPFDFFLVTGFLLIAFYLLRSVLNVALVFVITRFSFAKHYDFSTRFFQHFLSMNTGEVVRQNSAAISSMIFHASVCFTYILSSLLIVCAEVLTILSVYGMLVYINWKMTVLLTILLAAQSGILIFLFSRSIKKAGNKSHIHSVQTQKIFNESFGNFKLIRLLSNQDFMTEKFNESMLGYSRANALNATLQACPRFVLEGMGCTILLAIIIYFICYRHDHHAMMPIVSMYSLAFYRFLPSVNKILACVNQVFFSRPAVDKINDYVACKTEQLGDEQIEFKNQIALQDISFAYPGRTPVLSTISLEITKGEHVAIIGSSGGGKSTLLDLMMGVHCLEHGKILIDGKELTPGNLKAWRKKIGYIPQAIYLFDGTVAQNVVFGRAYDQARVVQCLREAHIYEYLQTLEGIQTQLGEGGVKLSGGQKQRIAIARALYGNPELLILDEATSALDSQTEAAVMRDIYQENQNKTMIIVAHRLSTVARCDKIYELDGNGIRCVSYDQLENVSRSYEEEHKQTLP; from the coding sequence ATGAATTTAATCCACCAAATTTATACACTTTTATCAAAGCGTGATCGTCTTGTCGTACTGGGACTATTGGGGATATCATTTTTGGTATCACTTATTGAGATGGCCAGTATAACAGGTGTTATGGCTTTCATCTCTTTAGCAACACGATTTGATGTTGTTGAACAAAATAAGTACTATGTCTGGGGACGTGACATACTTGGCAGCCAAGGACCATTTGATTTTTTTCTTGTAACAGGATTTTTGCTGATTGCTTTTTACCTACTGCGTAGTGTGCTTAATGTGGCGCTTGTTTTTGTCATAACACGTTTTTCGTTTGCCAAGCACTATGATTTTTCAACAAGATTTTTCCAACATTTTTTATCAATGAACACGGGAGAAGTAGTCAGGCAAAATTCAGCAGCAATTAGTTCAATGATTTTTCATGCATCTGTTTGCTTTACCTATATTTTATCGTCGTTATTAATTGTATGCGCAGAAGTTCTGACGATTTTGTCCGTTTATGGCATGCTTGTTTACATCAACTGGAAAATGACTGTTTTGTTAACAATCTTGTTAGCGGCACAGAGTGGTATTTTGATTTTTCTGTTTTCTAGGAGTATAAAAAAGGCTGGTAATAAAAGTCACATACACTCGGTACAAACGCAGAAGATTTTTAATGAGTCATTTGGTAATTTCAAGCTCATTCGCCTGTTGAGTAACCAAGACTTTATGACAGAAAAATTTAATGAATCAATGCTTGGGTACTCGCGAGCAAATGCGTTGAACGCGACATTGCAAGCATGTCCTCGGTTTGTGCTTGAAGGGATGGGGTGCACCATCTTGCTTGCTATTATTATTTACTTCATTTGCTATCGACATGATCATCATGCCATGATGCCCATAGTATCTATGTATTCGCTAGCATTTTATCGATTTTTGCCATCAGTTAACAAGATTCTTGCATGTGTGAATCAGGTCTTTTTTTCGCGGCCAGCGGTAGACAAAATTAACGATTATGTTGCATGCAAAACAGAGCAGTTGGGCGATGAGCAGATTGAGTTTAAGAACCAGATAGCATTGCAAGATATTTCATTTGCGTATCCAGGCAGAACACCTGTCTTAAGCACTATTTCACTAGAAATTACCAAGGGTGAGCACGTTGCAATTATTGGTTCAAGTGGCGGGGGCAAAAGCACCTTGCTTGATCTGATGATGGGGGTACACTGCCTTGAGCATGGAAAAATTCTGATTGATGGGAAAGAGCTTACACCAGGTAACTTAAAAGCATGGCGCAAAAAAATTGGTTATATTCCGCAAGCCATCTACTTATTTGATGGAACAGTTGCGCAAAATGTTGTCTTTGGCCGAGCGTACGACCAAGCCCGGGTTGTACAGTGTTTAAGGGAAGCGCATATCTATGAGTATCTTCAAACACTCGAAGGTATTCAAACTCAACTTGGTGAAGGTGGTGTCAAATTGAGTGGTGGACAAAAACAGCGCATTGCTATTGCTCGTGCGTTGTATGGTAATCCTGAGTTATTAATTCTTGATGAAGCGACCTCAGCGCTCGACAGTCAGACTGAGGCTGCGGTTATGCGTGATATTTATCAGGAAAATCAAAATAAGACGATGATCATTGTTGCTCATCGACTTTCAACTGTTGCTCGGTGCGACAAAATTTATGAGCTTGATGGCAATGGGATACGTTGTGTGTCTTACGATCAGCTTGAGAATGTTTCACGCAGTTATGAAGAAGAGCATAAACAAACCTTACCCTGA